A part of Pararhizobium sp. A13 genomic DNA contains:
- the flhB gene encoding flagellar biosynthesis protein FlhB — MSDDQDKDSKTESPSEKKMHDAIEKGNTPFSREVTMFASTVAIYIFIVFFLPQGFTTVAEALKDIFEQPEAWRIDTATDVVALISHLLWKASALMIPFFTLLIVFGIGSSILQNLPTPVLDRIAPKMNRISPMAGLKRIYGIQGLVEFAKALFKILIVSIIIVLTLWNDYYASLDSMFSDPLTILTTMSGDLNQIMIVILISTCIIAVADFFWTRHHWYTELRMTKQEVKEELKQSQGDPIIRARLRSIARDRARRRMITSVPRATLVIANPTHYAVALRYVREEGDAPVVVAKGQDLVALKIREIAEENGIPVFEDPPLARSMFAQVSVDSVIPPVFYKAVAELIHRIYATQPKRVT; from the coding sequence ATGTCGGACGATCAGGACAAAGACAGCAAAACAGAATCGCCGTCTGAAAAGAAAATGCACGACGCCATAGAGAAGGGCAACACGCCCTTCTCGCGTGAAGTGACGATGTTCGCTTCAACCGTGGCCATCTACATATTCATCGTCTTCTTCCTGCCCCAGGGTTTCACCACTGTTGCCGAAGCGCTCAAGGACATCTTCGAGCAGCCCGAGGCCTGGCGCATCGACACCGCGACGGATGTGGTGGCGCTCATCTCGCATCTTCTCTGGAAGGCGAGCGCGCTGATGATCCCCTTCTTCACGCTGTTGATCGTGTTCGGGATCGGCTCGTCCATCCTGCAGAACCTGCCAACGCCGGTGCTTGACCGGATTGCACCGAAGATGAACCGCATTTCCCCGATGGCCGGCTTGAAGCGGATTTACGGCATCCAGGGCCTGGTCGAGTTCGCCAAGGCGCTGTTCAAGATCCTGATCGTCTCGATCATCATCGTGCTGACGCTCTGGAATGATTACTACGCCTCGCTCGATTCGATGTTTTCCGATCCCCTGACGATCCTCACGACGATGTCCGGCGATCTCAACCAGATCATGATCGTCATCCTGATCTCGACCTGCATCATCGCGGTCGCGGATTTTTTCTGGACGCGACATCACTGGTATACCGAGCTCCGGATGACCAAACAGGAAGTCAAGGAGGAGCTGAAGCAGTCCCAGGGCGACCCGATCATCCGCGCCCGGCTTCGCTCGATTGCCCGCGACCGCGCCCGCCGGCGCATGATCACCTCGGTTCCGCGCGCCACGCTCGTCATCGCAAACCCGACGCACTATGCCGTTGCCCTTCGCTATGTGCGGGAAGAAGGCGATGCTCCGGTGGTGGTTGCCAAGGGGCAAGACCTTGTCGCGCTGAAGATTCGCGAGATTGCGGAGGAAAACGGCATACCCGTTTTTGAAGACCCGCCTCTCGCACGCTCAATGTTTGCGCAAGTCTCGGTGGATAGTGTGATTCCGCCGGTGTTTTATAAGGCAGTCGCCGAACTCATCCACCGGATCTATGCCACGCAGCCGAAACGGGTGACGTAA
- a CDS encoding helix-turn-helix transcriptional regulator produces MDALQTEIAIWPAPVASLRGAGRALSKEQLIRRLGEFAERGNLSRGLAALTDYVGATHYLLARYDLSQDEGLDFVVCSDWPFDVVKRLGKVLSQLHSKTNEMEKCLSVMQPVFMSLPDDIDVSRGISREYCAITFNVGRTRLSLMLLFPQDVILSQESLRDIGLLTGYFASFTKERGARTDREFELTERELECLFWIAEGKTSDEIAVILGISRNTINNYITSVMRKTATKTRSEAIAYAVRNNLV; encoded by the coding sequence ATGGATGCTCTACAGACAGAGATTGCGATCTGGCCGGCGCCGGTTGCTTCGCTACGCGGTGCCGGACGGGCACTGTCAAAAGAACAATTGATCCGCAGGCTCGGCGAGTTTGCGGAACGTGGCAACCTCAGCCGAGGACTTGCCGCCCTGACGGACTATGTAGGGGCTACCCACTATCTTCTCGCCCGCTATGATCTGTCGCAGGATGAAGGTCTGGATTTTGTCGTGTGTTCGGATTGGCCGTTCGACGTGGTCAAGCGGCTTGGCAAGGTGCTGTCGCAACTCCATTCCAAGACCAACGAAATGGAGAAGTGCCTTTCGGTGATGCAGCCGGTGTTCATGAGCCTGCCGGATGACATCGACGTCAGCCGCGGCATCAGCCGTGAATATTGCGCCATCACCTTCAACGTTGGCCGCACCCGGCTGTCACTGATGCTGCTCTTCCCGCAGGATGTCATCCTCTCGCAGGAGAGCCTGAGGGATATCGGCCTGCTGACCGGGTATTTCGCCAGCTTCACCAAAGAACGCGGTGCACGCACCGATCGCGAGTTCGAGCTGACGGAACGCGAGCTCGAGTGCCTCTTCTGGATTGCCGAGGGCAAGACGAGCGACGAAATTGCCGTCATCCTCGGTATCTCCCGTAACACCATCAACAACTATATCACCAGCGTGATGCGCAAGACGGCGACGAAGACCCGTTCCGAGGCGATCGCCTACGCTGTCCGCAACAACCTCGTTTAG
- the fliF gene encoding flagellar basal-body MS-ring/collar protein FliF, with the protein MNLLDQLSTVTKNLASLGQGKLIALVAAGVVAVGIVLATGLYVNKPSYETLYVGLESSDLNQVSVALAEANMDFEVGADGSSLQVPVGMTGKARLYLAERGLPNSANAGYELFDNVGSLGLTSFMQEVTRVRALEGEIARTIQQISGIAAARVHIVMADRGSFRKTEQKPTASVMIRASANIGRNAAASIRHLVASSVPGLSIDDVTILDSAGQLLASGDDPANSAMNQSLGIVQNVQNEIESNIDKALAPFLGMDNFRASVTAQLNTDTQQIQETVFDPESRVERSTRVTKEEQKSSQQQPDNAATVQQNVPQAAPQGGTAGPQSNDQTEKKEEQTNYEINSKTVATVKSSYSVEKLSVAVVVNRGRVAAMVGEGADQAKIDAYIQDMQKIVASAVGLDPARGDVITLTAMDFVNTQLLDEPVSGPGIMETLTRNLGGIINALAFVAVAFVVVWMGMRPLARSMGIGTGATALAENEAVGLELPDFSPAATGAAGGALMEGFGSDFGFDSTDDLLSLGDDSEGGFNRRVKEGPERRLARMVEISEERAAKILRKWVAEKAA; encoded by the coding sequence ATGAATCTGTTGGATCAACTTTCGACGGTCACGAAGAACCTGGCGAGTCTCGGGCAGGGCAAGCTCATCGCGCTGGTAGCAGCCGGAGTGGTTGCAGTCGGGATTGTTCTCGCTACCGGCCTTTACGTCAACAAGCCATCCTATGAAACGCTGTATGTCGGGCTGGAAAGCAGCGACCTCAATCAGGTCAGTGTCGCGCTTGCCGAAGCGAATATGGACTTCGAAGTGGGAGCCGATGGTTCGAGCCTGCAGGTGCCGGTCGGCATGACGGGCAAGGCCCGGCTCTATCTCGCCGAGCGCGGCCTGCCCAACAGCGCCAACGCCGGTTACGAGCTCTTCGACAATGTCGGTTCGCTGGGCCTCACCTCCTTCATGCAGGAAGTCACCCGCGTCCGCGCGCTCGAAGGCGAAATCGCCCGCACCATCCAGCAGATTTCCGGAATTGCCGCCGCCCGGGTCCACATCGTCATGGCTGATCGTGGCAGCTTCCGGAAGACGGAGCAGAAACCGACGGCCTCGGTGATGATCCGAGCGAGTGCCAATATCGGCCGCAACGCCGCAGCATCCATCCGCCATCTGGTTGCTTCGTCCGTTCCGGGGCTGAGCATCGATGACGTGACCATTCTCGATTCTGCCGGCCAGCTCCTGGCTTCCGGCGACGATCCGGCCAACAGCGCCATGAACCAGTCGCTGGGCATCGTCCAGAACGTTCAGAACGAAATCGAAAGCAATATCGACAAGGCGCTCGCACCTTTCCTCGGCATGGACAATTTCCGCGCCAGCGTCACAGCTCAACTCAATACCGATACCCAGCAGATCCAGGAAACGGTCTTCGATCCGGAATCCCGCGTCGAGCGGTCGACCCGCGTCACCAAGGAAGAACAGAAATCCAGCCAGCAGCAGCCGGACAACGCGGCGACCGTACAGCAGAACGTTCCTCAGGCAGCGCCCCAGGGCGGCACTGCCGGACCTCAGTCGAACGACCAGACCGAGAAAAAGGAAGAGCAGACCAACTACGAGATCAACTCGAAGACCGTCGCGACCGTCAAAAGCAGCTATTCGGTCGAGAAACTCTCCGTCGCCGTAGTGGTCAACCGCGGCCGTGTGGCCGCGATGGTCGGCGAAGGCGCGGATCAGGCGAAGATCGATGCCTATATCCAGGACATGCAGAAGATCGTCGCGTCGGCTGTCGGCCTCGATCCTGCCCGTGGCGATGTGATCACGCTGACCGCCATGGACTTCGTCAACACGCAGCTCCTCGACGAGCCGGTCTCCGGCCCAGGCATCATGGAGACACTGACCCGCAATCTCGGTGGCATCATCAATGCCCTTGCCTTCGTCGCGGTTGCCTTCGTGGTCGTCTGGATGGGCATGCGTCCGCTGGCCCGCTCGATGGGTATCGGTACAGGCGCCACGGCGCTCGCCGAGAACGAAGCAGTCGGCCTGGAACTGCCGGACTTCTCTCCCGCCGCGACGGGCGCAGCAGGCGGGGCGCTCATGGAAGGCTTCGGCTCCGACTTCGGCTTCGACAGCACCGACGACCTGCTCAGCCTCGGCGACGACAGCGAGGGCGGCTTCAACCGCCGGGTCAAGGAAGGCCCCGAACGCAGGCTCGCCCGCATGGTGGAAATCAGCGAAGAGCGTGCTGCCAAGATCCTTCGCAAGTGGGTTGCAGAAAAAGCAGCGTGA
- a CDS encoding helix-turn-helix transcriptional regulator, producing MTFFLPNTRAADDGKAGRLQARASRAATLVARLQGMQKQINAKNFAVLRLNGNGLPASRKLTCVLDNWGVAAEAMAHELVAAYGDELLQHLDASLLPVLWNGMGEHQTAEAPDFGRFTRRLEARLLPYSGIALPVRLGAQGNGYVVFTGSYIDLTSEVIIDLHGRSCQVMTDLLAADERRMLPAESLSDREIGCLQMAGDGYISEEIAEKMGLSVHTVNAYLGAATTKLDSVNRIQAIAKAIRLGYIS from the coding sequence ATGACCTTTTTCCTCCCGAACACCCGCGCTGCAGATGATGGCAAGGCCGGACGCTTGCAGGCCAGGGCGTCGCGGGCAGCAACGCTCGTCGCGCGGCTTCAGGGCATGCAGAAGCAGATCAACGCCAAGAACTTTGCGGTTCTGCGGCTGAACGGAAACGGCCTGCCGGCGTCGCGCAAGCTGACCTGCGTGCTCGACAACTGGGGCGTCGCCGCCGAAGCGATGGCGCACGAGCTGGTGGCGGCCTACGGCGACGAGCTGCTTCAGCATCTGGACGCTTCGCTGCTGCCGGTGTTGTGGAACGGCATGGGGGAGCACCAGACTGCCGAGGCACCGGACTTCGGTCGCTTCACCCGTCGTCTGGAGGCGCGCCTCTTGCCGTATTCCGGCATTGCACTGCCGGTCAGGCTCGGCGCGCAGGGCAACGGCTATGTCGTGTTCACGGGCAGCTATATCGACCTCACGAGCGAGGTGATCATCGATCTGCATGGCCGCAGCTGCCAGGTCATGACCGATCTGCTTGCCGCCGACGAGCGGCGCATGCTGCCGGCCGAATCGCTGAGCGACCGCGAGATCGGCTGCCTGCAGATGGCCGGCGATGGCTATATCAGCGAAGAGATCGCCGAGAAGATGGGGCTGTCGGTCCATACGGTCAATGCTTACCTCGGCGCAGCAACGACCAAGCTGGATTCGGTCAACAGAATCCAGGCGATCGCCAAGGCCATTCGTCTCGGTTATATCAGCTGA